From one Amycolatopsis sp. FDAARGOS 1241 genomic stretch:
- a CDS encoding DUF5130 family protein gives MASGELAHSATAVDVAEKDLPFGEVITNSGRRSAAKMYEPAPPTSPFTVQQLARLDEALTFATRESGVAFSVYLGDLGEDTRAEAEKLHQSTDDPANAVVIAVSPAQRAIEIVTGRRAHVRLPDRGANLAVASMVASFKEGDLVGGLVNALRMLSDQAGPDPKQH, from the coding sequence GTGGCAAGTGGTGAACTCGCGCACTCGGCCACCGCGGTCGACGTTGCGGAGAAGGACCTGCCGTTCGGTGAGGTCATCACGAACAGCGGCCGCCGGTCCGCGGCCAAGATGTACGAGCCGGCCCCGCCGACCAGCCCGTTCACGGTGCAGCAGCTCGCACGGCTCGACGAGGCGCTGACGTTCGCGACCCGCGAGTCCGGCGTCGCCTTCAGCGTGTACCTCGGCGACCTGGGCGAGGACACCCGTGCCGAAGCCGAGAAGCTGCACCAGTCGACTGACGACCCGGCCAACGCCGTGGTCATCGCGGTGTCCCCGGCCCAGCGCGCGATCGAGATCGTGACCGGCCGGCGCGCCCACGTGCGCCTGCCCGACCGCGGGGCCAACCTCGCCGTGGCGAGCATGGTCGCGTCCTTCAAGGAAGGCGACCTGGTCGGCGGTCTCGTCAACGCCCTGCGCATGCTGAGCGACCAGGCCGGGCCGGACCCGAAGCAGCACTGA